The following proteins come from a genomic window of Nocardiopsis sp. YSL2:
- a CDS encoding ABC transporter ATP-binding protein, translated as MKTPTAPRAFRALLPVLRPEWRGMLWSYVLGTASSLGLAGLTVLTAWAVGHAVVERTPPGPLWWALVLGLVLLRVLLTWREMDVSHALAYRVLARLRMALFDAYARSVPGRRREHSGRAATVAMEDTEKLEFFYAHTIAQLGASLTLFVASLATASALLPEAAFVMLMGAAVVASSALYWAGAARRLGEREQRERSDLSEHIVDALGALREVLAYGLVPRIVAETSAATARATTLARRRELLSHLVTGIRELIITAVIIGVIATSATAAGVLSDDAPVRLAPAELPALIALALAGVAAVVDATDTLTRLHPLVSGAERVAAGIDRPPVVGVPEAPRRLPDGPLGLRFREVSFCYEGRQPTLTSWSTELAPGEHVGLVGPSGSGKSTVIALAARLWDPSEGSVELVAADGESVPVAELDDAALRGAVALVDQDAMLFHGTVRDNLLRGCGPRSDEELTGLLERVEAASWIGLDDDLGEAGVRLSGGQRARLCLARALARRPRVLLVDEVTASLDPATERLVSDVIAEFPGTVLIASHRAETLARLARVVDVAGTPLSARKSGD; from the coding sequence GTGAAGACCCCCACCGCGCCCCGTGCCTTCCGCGCACTGCTGCCCGTTCTGCGGCCCGAATGGCGCGGGATGCTCTGGAGCTACGTACTCGGCACCGCGAGCTCGCTCGGCCTGGCCGGTCTGACCGTCCTCACGGCATGGGCGGTCGGCCACGCCGTCGTGGAGCGCACACCGCCCGGACCCCTCTGGTGGGCCCTGGTCCTCGGGCTCGTGCTGCTGCGCGTGCTGCTGACCTGGCGGGAGATGGACGTCTCCCACGCCCTGGCCTACCGCGTGCTGGCCCGGTTGAGGATGGCCCTGTTCGACGCCTACGCGCGCAGCGTTCCGGGCCGTCGCCGCGAGCACTCCGGACGCGCGGCCACCGTCGCGATGGAGGACACCGAGAAGCTCGAGTTCTTCTACGCTCACACGATCGCCCAGCTCGGCGCCTCGCTCACGCTGTTCGTCGCCTCCCTGGCCACCGCGTCCGCCCTCCTGCCCGAAGCGGCGTTCGTCATGCTCATGGGCGCTGCCGTCGTGGCGAGCAGCGCGCTGTACTGGGCCGGGGCGGCCCGGCGGCTGGGCGAGCGGGAGCAGCGTGAGCGCTCGGACCTGTCCGAGCACATCGTCGACGCGCTGGGCGCCCTGCGCGAGGTCCTCGCCTACGGACTCGTCCCGCGCATCGTCGCCGAGACCAGCGCCGCCACCGCGCGCGCCACCACCCTCGCGCGGCGGCGCGAACTGCTGTCGCACCTGGTCACCGGCATCCGGGAACTGATCATCACCGCCGTGATCATCGGCGTCATCGCCACCAGCGCCACCGCAGCGGGCGTGCTCTCTGACGATGCCCCGGTGCGGTTGGCCCCGGCAGAGCTGCCCGCGCTGATCGCTCTGGCCCTGGCCGGTGTCGCCGCCGTCGTCGACGCCACGGACACCCTCACACGGCTCCATCCGCTCGTCTCCGGCGCCGAACGCGTCGCCGCCGGCATCGATCGGCCCCCGGTCGTCGGTGTTCCCGAAGCGCCGCGACGGCTGCCCGACGGGCCGCTCGGCCTCCGGTTCCGGGAGGTGTCCTTCTGCTACGAAGGCCGGCAGCCGACGCTCACCTCCTGGTCCACCGAGCTCGCCCCCGGCGAGCACGTCGGGCTGGTCGGCCCTTCGGGCTCGGGCAAGAGCACGGTCATCGCGCTCGCGGCCCGGCTCTGGGACCCCTCGGAGGGGTCGGTCGAACTCGTGGCGGCGGACGGCGAGAGCGTCCCCGTCGCCGAGCTCGACGACGCGGCGCTGCGGGGGGCCGTCGCCCTGGTCGACCAGGACGCGATGCTCTTCCACGGCACCGTCCGCGACAACCTGCTGCGGGGCTGCGGGCCACGGTCCGACGAGGAGTTGACAGGCCTGCTCGAACGTGTCGAAGCCGCCTCCTGGATCGGTCTCGACGACGACCTCGGCGAGGCGGGTGTGCGGTTGTCCGGCGGTCAGAGGGCTCGCCTGTGCCTGGCCCGTGCCCTCGCCCGCCGCCCACGGGTGCTCCTCGTGGACGAGGTCACCGCCAGTCTCGACCCGGCCACCGAACGCCTGGTCTCCGACGTCATCGCCGAGTTCCCCGGTACCGTCCTCATCGCCTCCCACCGGGCCGAGACGCTCGCCCGCCTCGCACGCGTCGTGGACGTGGCCGGGACCCCGCTCTCCGCGCGGAAGTCGGGTGACTGA
- a CDS encoding MerR family transcriptional regulator yields MLPISSFSELTGLSRKALHHYHSIGLLVPDHVDEDTQFRWYTVDQIERAGRIVALRRVGMSLDSIRRVVDTPDLAPEALRRHAERLRREREEQDRALAEAHAVLAWEPRVEVGARRARTALTGLTAEEGEDFDVSRSRAEAQALAELLGALARERGWRADGHWWKALEPGTDGRAAFRVCVPVTAADSSPLPSDVELVEYGGGTEVRLAVPGPESLGGFTVALAHLLRHEVEGMFADLGTLRQSEHDGAVEFSVGLRPLAEAPCGSARDAAAEAGPT; encoded by the coding sequence ATGCTTCCCATCAGTTCCTTCAGTGAACTCACCGGTCTCTCGCGCAAGGCACTGCACCACTACCACTCCATCGGCCTCCTGGTCCCGGACCACGTGGACGAGGACACGCAGTTCCGCTGGTACACCGTCGACCAGATCGAGCGCGCTGGGAGGATCGTCGCCCTGCGCCGTGTGGGGATGAGCCTGGACTCCATCCGCCGCGTGGTGGACACACCCGACCTGGCTCCCGAGGCGCTCCGACGACACGCCGAGCGGTTGCGGCGCGAGCGTGAGGAGCAGGACCGCGCGCTGGCGGAGGCCCACGCGGTGCTGGCGTGGGAGCCGCGCGTGGAGGTCGGGGCCCGGCGGGCGCGCACCGCCCTCACCGGGCTGACCGCGGAGGAGGGCGAGGACTTCGACGTGAGCCGGTCACGGGCCGAGGCGCAGGCCCTGGCCGAACTGCTCGGCGCTCTGGCCCGGGAGCGCGGGTGGCGTGCCGACGGCCACTGGTGGAAGGCCCTGGAACCGGGAACGGACGGTAGGGCGGCGTTTCGGGTGTGCGTACCGGTCACGGCGGCGGACTCATCGCCCCTGCCCTCGGACGTGGAGCTGGTCGAGTACGGCGGGGGGACCGAGGTCCGGCTGGCGGTACCCGGACCCGAGAGCCTGGGGGGCTTCACGGTCGCGCTGGCCCACCTGCTCAGGCACGAGGTGGAGGGCATGTTCGCCGACCTGGGCACCCTGCGTCAATCCGAGCACGACGGCGCGGTGGAGTTCTCTGTGGGCCTGCGCCCTCTGGCGGAGGCGCCCTGCGGCTCCGCCCGTGACGCGGCCGCTGAGGCCGGCCCGACCTGA